The Dokdonia donghaensis DSW-1 DNA window AAAATGGTGGAGGAGTTGGAGCTGTATCGCAGCCAGGTTCTTTTGTGGGATCATATATGAAAAGTGAGCCTTTTGATGGAGGTTTTAAAATAGAAGAGGTAAAGTCTAATGGTCGTAATCTTAATCACACGATTAACTGGACGATGATGCGCATAGATATGCCACAGCCTCTCAAAGCTGGCGAGTCTTACACATTTTCTATAAAGTGGAACTATCTTATACCAGAACACACGGTAGATCGTGCTAGATCTGGTTATGAAACTTATAAAGACGGTAATAAAGGATATATCATCGCACAGTTCTTCCCAAGAATGGCAGTTTATAATGATGTAGAAGGATGGCAGAACTACCAGTTCTGGGGTAACGGGGAGTTTGCATTACCTTTTGGAGATTATGAAGTAGATATTACAGTACCAAAAGATCACTTACTTGATGGTACAGGTGAGATTGTAAACCTAAAAGATGTTTACAGTAAAGAAGAAATGAAGAGATGGGAGCAGGCAAAAAAATCTTATGATAAGCCTGTTATCATCCGTACTCAAGCAGAGGCAGAAAAAATGGCCGCAGGAAAAATGAAAGCAACACAAACGTGGAAGCTTAGAGCAAAAAACGTGCGTGACTTTGCATTTACATCATCACGTCGTTATATAATGGATGCACAGGCAGTAAAGTTTCCAGAGCGTGATGTAATGGCTATTTCTATCTACCCACCAGAAGGTAACCCATTATGGGAGGAGTACTCTACAAAAGCAATTGTACAAACACTAGATACCTACTCAAAGTATACTTTTAACTACCCTTACCCAAAGGCTATTTCTGTACACGCAAAAGGTCAAGGTATGGAGTACCCTATGATCTGTTGGAACTATGGTCGTCCTAACGAAGATGGAACGTACAGTGACAGAACAAAATTTGGTATGATCTCAGTAATTATACACGAGGTAGGTCATAACTACTTCCCTATGATTGTAAACAGTGACGAGCGCCAGTGGGGATGGATGGATGAAGGTCTAGATACTTTTATGCAATACCTTACAGAGCAAGAGTTTGGTCAAAACTATCCAGAAGCTATAAAAGGAAATGACGCATACCCATCAAGACGCGGAGCACCTTCTAAAATAGTAGGGTATATGAAAGGAAATCAAGAATATATAGCGCCTATTATGTCTAACCCAGAGAACGCTTTTAACCTAGGTGCAAATGCCTATGGTAAGCCAGCAACTGCTCTTAATATCTTAAGAGAGACTGTAATGGGGCACGATCTTTTTGATCACGCGTTTAAAACATATGCACAACGCTGGATGTTTAAACACCCTACACCAGAAGATTTTTTCCGTACGATGGAAGATGCATCTGCAGTAGATCTTGACTGGTTCTGGAGAGGATGGTTTTATAGTACAGAGGCTGTAGATATAGGTCTTAAAGATGTAAAGCAGTACTATGTTACAGATAAAGTAACAGAGGCTGGAAAGGCATTACTAGCTCGTTATGGTATTACAGATCCTAGTCAAATTCAAGCTATTTATGTAGTAGATGAAGATAGCCCAGAATTTACAGAAGATATGAGAGGTAAAGATATGCTAGAAGCATCACCTACCCTTAAAGAATATCTTATGGATAACTTTACTCCAGAAGAGCGCGCAAAGATCAGAACCCCTAAGTTTTTATACAAAGTAGTTTTTGAGAAGCCAGGAGGAATCCCAATGCCTATTATTGTTGAGTATGAATATGCAGATGGATCAAAAAAGAAAGTTACATACCCGGCACAAGTGTGGAGAAAGAATGATGCAGAGGTAAGTAAAGCAATAGCTTCAGATAAGGAAATTGTAAAAATTACAGTAGATCCAGATCTTGAAACAGCAGATATTGATACAGATAACAACAGCTGGCCTAAAGCAAAAAAGCTAGGTAAGTTTGATAAGTTTAAAAACAACGCAAAGGGTAACTAGTAACTAATACCTTTGTCACTATTTATAAAGCCGTTTCTCAATATTGAGAAACGGCTTTTTTATTACATAGACTACTTAAAGTATTAATAGTACAAGTGGCTGTAAACCATCTTAGCTCGTTTTAACAGAGCCTTTATATAGCTCTTTTTAATTGGGCTGTGGTTGCTAAGTCTATTGTGCTACTGTATTTGTGGAGCTTTTTAAGCTTTCGCGAAAGCGTAATTATAACCATCTAGTAAATAGTTCTTTTTACAGGAGACTAGTCTTTTAAAACTTGTAAGACATTCCAAATTGTGCACCTATATAATATGGTCTAAAGTTACTTAGGTTATTTGCATAAGGATTGAGTTGATATCTAAAAACAGGCTCAACATTAAGACGCCATTTTTCGTTTATATTATAATGGCCACCTAAACCAAAGTTAAATGCTAGACTCAGCCCGTTGAGATTAGTTTCACGACCTACAAATATGGATTGCCCAGAGGCTGCGGTTGCATATATTTCATTATTACTCAGGATTAATAAGCTCAAACCAGGGTTTACACTAAATGAAACACGTTTATTTATAAATCTATATTGGAAACCTACTGGAACCTCTATGTAAGAAATATTTTGCTCTATAGAGACGATGTCATTTGTATTAAAAAAGCTTTGCGCTTCTGGAGAGCTTTCTGTACTACTACCACTATTTAAGTTTGCTAAGTTTATAGCAGAAAGTTCATAGATATTAATATTTCCATCTGTTACAGATACTTGAAAGTTATCTGTTTGATATTTTAATGGAGCATAGCCTATACCCAGTCTAAGGCTACTTTTTTCACCTAGTGTGTAGTCTACGCGCATACCATATCCTACTGTAGATATAGCATCACGGGGATTGTTTACTAGTCTATCATCTATAGAAGACCCTTTACTTACAGAACCATAACTTAAAACACTGGTGTATGGAGAGATGGCAATCTCATATTCTGTAGCGTTTCTACGATCTTCGGCACGTTCTTCTTCTGTTTTAGGTAGTTTTATTTTTTTCTTTGCTCTTGTGTTTGAAGTGAGCGCTTTTTGTACAGCCTTGTTAATACTATCTGTCTTTTTCTTTATGACAGCCGCCACTTCTATAGCTGCTTGCTCTTTTTGCTGAGCAATCTCGAGTTCTAATGCCTTCTTGACCTCGGCTTTATACTTTGCAAGAGCCTCTTCATTACCTTTGCTAGTGTAAAGAAGTTGATGGGTGTGACTTTCGTTACTGCGATTACTGTTTGAAGCCACAGTAGCACTATTGTTTTTAAGCGCTTCAATTTCTATTAATGAGTAATTGGTTTTGTTACTAGAACTAATAGTATCAATAGTTGGCCTATTTGTAGCTAACCCTGATTGAATTATTGCTGTCTGTGAGTTGTAAGTGGTGTCTTGTTGTATCGTTTGTACTTTATCTTGCTCACCAGTAGTCGCTGTAGTGTTTTTATCTTCTGTAGATTTTGAAGTTGTGGTTAACGCATATTCTATATTAACGTTATCAGAGCCTTTAATAGTCTCGCTATTTACTAAGCTTTGTTTCTCTTTTTTTACGACTTCCTTTGGTTGAGCAAACCAAAGCAAGCTTAGTGCTCCTATAATAATAATAGCACTTCCAAAATAATACCAAAATGGTGCTATACGACGGCCTTTAGTCTGGTCAAGTTCTGCGGCAATATTATCCCATAGTCTAGCATCTGGTGATTGCTCTATACCACCTAGACGCTCTTTAAAGAGTTTGCCTATGTCTTTTCTAGTTCCCATTTACTATGGAATTTTTTTGAGCAGCCGTTAAGGCTATTATTCTTTCTTTTAATATTAGTTTGGCTCTGTGCAAGTTAGATTTAGATGTACCTTGGCTTATATTTAAGGCTATTGCAATCTCTTTATGAGTGTAGTTATCCAGTTGGTACAGGTTAAACACTAGTCTATATCTATCTGGTAATTCTTGCACTAGCGTGAGTAATGTTTGCAATGGTATAGCCGTATCATCTTGGTCTATAGTAGTGTCCTCCTCTTTAACCTGATGATCATCTATAGATTCTAAATATGGTTTTCTCTTATATCTATCTATTGCTTTATTTATAACAATGCGCTTCATCCATCCTTCAAAAGAGCCTGCATTTTTATAGGTATTAATTTTTGTAAATATGGTTACAAATGAGTCTTGAAGATTATCTTGTGCTTCATCTCTGTTTTTGCAATACTTCATACTAAGCGCAAAAAGTCTATCCTTGTATATATTATACAAAGACTGCTGTGCCTTACGGTCACCCTTTTTACATTTTTTTAAAAGCTTCTCTAGTTCCAAGAGATTTGATGTTAAACAGTGAGTATATAAAAAGCTTAAGATCTTTTGGGGTGTAAAAAGAGACCTTAAGCTTCAAATATATTAATGAGATATTTTCAATTTCATAGCAACTTTTTTCTGTTCTTCATAATAAAGACTAGAAGTTATAAAAAGGTTGCGTGAAAACGTAGTTTTTTATCAGTAAGGGTATTTATAAATGTAACAATGTGATTTATCTAAAATAAGAAACGCCCTTGGGTAGTGGTATGGCAAATAATCTTAATTTACCTCTGTGTTAATAGTAAAATCTATGTTGAGACCACCATTAACAGCTGTATTTGTTGAAGTAAAAACACGACCATCTGTAAGTAATAATTCAAATCTTGTTGTAAAAATATCACCAGCTGCAATGCTGGTAGATGTATTGTTTGTGTTATTTAAAAACTGATCTGCTGTAATTGTTAGGTCATAGACTGGAAAGCTGTTTTCGCCGTTAGTAAAGTTACTAGCCGCAATAGTCTCAAAAAGAATTTCTTGTTCTACAAGTGCCTCTGTGCTGTCACCACTCATCTCAGATAGGTCGTAGTAAGTTACATACACTCTCATTTCTTCTAGAAGGGTCCCATTTTCATCATCCCTATATTCAAGTCTAGCTTCTAGTGAGCCCTGAGCATCCTCTTGAGAAATGGTGTTATTTGTGGTGCTTACTAGTTCTATTACAGCTCCATTTGAAGCCGAATCTGTAATACTGCTTAAGTTAACATTGTCATCATCACAGCTTGCAAGTGCCATAATCAACGCGAGAAAGTAAATAGCTTTAAATTTCATAGTTATCCGATTTTTTGATTAACCATAGCAATGTACAAATCTGTTTCAAATGAGGCTAGACAAGTAAAGTTAACTATTATCGGGAGTTACTTAGTGATGGGTATGCGGTGATTACGCTTTCGCGAAAGCGTAATAATACACTGTTGAGACATTATTTTTTTTGGTCTTCTTTTTTGAAAATTTTTTCAAATGCATCGTAAACGGCTAGATGTAACACATCGCCGTGGTCTTGTTTTTCAAAGAACTTAAAATATAGTTTAGTGTTTCCAGTATTAAGGGCTACTAGTTTATCATAAAACCTCTGCATAGCTTCTTTGGCTCGTGCACCCTCATTACCTACTGCTATATAAATAGACTTTTGGCCAGTGTATGATTTTGGTGTGTCGTTATATAGCGATTGATCATCCCACCATAAACTAGGGCTTATAATCACGTAGTTGTCAAACATATCTGGGTTTTTAAATAAAATCTCAGAAGCTAGAAGTCCTCCCAGAGATTGACCTATTAATGTCTTTGTTTTACTTGTATTGTAGTTATTATCTATATAAGGTTGCACTTCCTTATCAATAAAGTTTATAAATGGAGTAGAGTGTCCAGATGTAGGAAACTCATCTTGATCTAATTTGCTTTTTGAAGGCCAAGTAAAATCTTTTTTTCGATCTATATTAGAGATTCCTACAACTATAGATTGGGGAAGTATGTTAATCCAAGAAAAGGATCCAAATTGAACAAGACCAGAGATGTGTATAAAATCTTCATCTATAGACCCGTCTAGAAGGTAAATGACTGGATAAGATGTATTACCAGTAGCATCATAACCGTGAGGAAGGTAGATGTTGAGGACTCTATTCTCTTTGAGAATATTTGAACGCAAAGTAACTTTTTCTCCTATGGATAGTGGTTCTGTTTGATGAGTGAGCTTACTGTCTTGCGCAGCTAGAGTGATTGCATTTATAATAAGAAGAAAGTATAGAAAATGCGCTTTCATATAGGGGTGATGTTTATTTGATACGTATTGCAACTAGTTTAAATCTTACTAAAATAGTGGCTTATCCCAGATAGAATGCTCTGTACTGCATAAGCTGCGAGTATAAGTCCCATAATCTTACTTATGACGGTAATTCCATAATTGCCTATACGTTTTTGTAAATTATTTGCACCTAATAAAATCAAACAAGTGAGACCTATAACTACGAGTACGAGCACAGTGGTTATAAGTTGCTCTTGTATGGAATATAAATGATTATCTGTGAGTAAAACAACTGCCATTATAGCTCCAGGAGACGCTATAGAAGGTATCGCAATAGGAAATATAGTAACGTGTTTATAATCTGTGATGCCATTTTTTTCTTGATCTGGCTTGCCATCACCAAAAATCATAGTAAGGGCAAAGAGAAATAAAATCACACCTCCCGAAATCTGAAATGCGTCTAGCGAGACAGACATTCCCTCTAGTATAAGCTGGCCTATAACAATAAAAAAGAGTAATATCATAAAAGCCATAACAGAGGCTCTTATGGCGATTTTCTTTTTATATCTTAAGTCAAACTCCTTAGTCGCCTCAAGGTAAACAGGTATGGTCCCTATGGGATCAATAACGGCAAATATGAAAAATATAGATGTTAATATTTCTGTCATAGCGTCTAATTTTATACGCCAAACTGGCTTAAGTGATGATCAAGGTGCTTATACTCAAGTTGCCCCCATTGCTCGTGTGTAAAATGCCCAAACATAGGGTGCGGTTGCCACTCTTGTTGCTCACGTTTGTTATAAAAAGCATCTACCATAGATAGAAGTTTCTCACGTTCAAGATCTAGATCACGGGTATCTGTGATTTTTGCTTCTGGTGCCGTAGGCAGGTTTTTACGCCAGGGCTTATCATTATATAGGGATTTTTTAAATAAACGCATAATAGGGTTCCACTTTGCTTTTCTTGGTTTGTCACTTAGTGCTACCTTAAAAGGAAATTGACAGTGCGTTACCATTTGCCCTACATTCATCTTACCCCAGCGAGCTGCGCTATCTGGTTGTAAGGCTTGTATTCTGTTTTTTGTCTCTTGATATGTGGTTGGGTCAAAAAGTGATTTCATAGCCGTTTCTTTGCGATTAGTTTTCTTATATCAATATTAGACTATTAATGTACAATAATTACGGCTTCCTTTAAAAATGTGAGCAATCTTGATGTTTATGTTTTCTTTAAAATGCAATAAGATATAATATTGTAAAACCCTATATTTAAGGCTTATGCAAGAAAAGAGTACCACAGATGTATCTTCATATATATCAATAAAAAATTGGTCTGAAGATGACCGACCTCGGGAGAAATTAATGATTAAGGGTCGTTCTGTCCTTTCTGATGCAGAGCTTATAGCGATACTTATAGGCTCTGGCTCCCGAGACGAGAGTGCCGTATCCCTTAGTAAACGCATACTCTCCCAAGCCGAAAATAACTTGTCTGAGTTGGGTAAACTTTCGGTAAAGGACTTAATGAAGTTTAAAGGAATAGGCGAGGCAAAGGCAGTCACTATCGCTGCGGCACTAGAGCTGGGAAGAAGACGTAGTAGTGGAGAGACGCTTTCGCGAAAGCGTATTACTTCTTCAAAAGATGCATATACCATCTTACAACCCATTATAGGAGAATTACCGCACGAAGAGTTCTGGGTGTTGTTTCTTAATAATTCTAATAAAGTCTTACGCAAGGAGCAAGTAAGTAAAGGAGGTCTTACAGGCACGCTGGTAGATGTGCGTATGGTTATGAAAATGGCCATAGAGCTCAGTGCTGTGGGGATGATACTAGGGCACAATCACCCATCTGGAACGCTCAAACCCTCTCAGGCAGATAAGATGCTTACTACAAAGTTAAAAACCGCTGCTCAAAGCCTAGATATACAAGTATTAGACCATATTATTGTGACCGAAAAGCAGTATTTTAGCTTTGCCGATGATGGTATTCTATAACAGCAGCGCCCCATATGTTACTTGTTTACACGCACAAAATTACGCCTCGTGTCTCTTATGTTTTTAAACATATTTGCACTAGAGTACTGGGGGTGTCTGTAAAATTTACCACAAAGTTAGAAGAGTTTATTGCATACGAAGGAGCAAAACTCTCGTACACGTCAAAAAAGCTAGGTAATGAGTTGCACATACGTAGTGTAGATTTACTTTTTGAGCAAGGGATACTAGCCATAGATATTGCTGTGCAAGACTGGGAAGGTGTGCCGTGTTTTTTTCAAATAAAAGACGCTAGTGCGCAAATTCCTTATGATATTTTTGCTGCTTCATTTTACCTTTTAAGTAGGTACGAGGAGTACTTACCACACGTAAAAGATAGTTTAGGTCGCTTTCCTGCAAGTGAGAGTCTGGCGGGTATGCACAATTTTTTAGAGCAGCCTGTGATAGATATATGGATACAGCGATTTGCTCGTGTACTTACGACTCAATTTCCAGATTTAATTACAAAAAAAACAGACTATAAGGTTCATATGCTCGTTACCGTTCCTCAGTCATTTAAGTATAAAAAACTTGGTGTACTGCGTGCTGTAGGGGGTTATTTTAGAGATTTTGGAAAATTACGCTTTCGCGAAATTTTAAAACGTTCACAAGTACTTCTCGGAACGAGAAAAGATCCTTATGACAGCTTTGGTTGGCTTGCAAACGTGCAAAAACAAAGTGCTATTCCGTTTCAAATTTTTTTTCAAATAGGTGATTACGGTCAGACAGCAAAAAATATAAAGCACTCAAAACGCAGCTTTCAAAGCACCATAAAGATGATAGGTGACTATTGCAGTGTGGGGCTCTTATTATCTCCACAAGCTGCAACAGATAGGCAAGTACTTGCAGTAGAGCGCAAACGTCTTCAAGAAATCATACATAGACCTATGAGAAGTATGCACGTCTCAGATTTTAAACTCAATTTACCGTATGTGTATAGAGATGCACTAGACCAAGAGATACAAAGTGACTATACAATGGGCTATGCAAATACCACTGGTTTTAGAGCGGGAACCTCTCTATCATTCTTGTTTTATGATCTAGACTACGAGATACAAACGCCGTTACTTATACATCCCGTATGTATGCAATCTGATAATGTGATTAATTATAAAAATCACACTATAGATTTTGTAAACCTCAAAGCGTTGAGTGATCGTATAAAGAAAGTAAATGGGGTCTTTAGAATTTCGTTTTCAAATCACTCTTTTGATGATATATACAGTAAAAAACTTTTTAGACACCTACTAGCAGATGAGTAAAATTACAGACATATTTTTTGATCTAGACCACACCCTTTGGGATTTTGATCGCAATAGTGGTCTTGCGTTTATAAAGATTTTTGAAAGAAATAATCTCAGTATTAACTACAACGAGTTTCTTGAGGTGTATAGCCCTATTAATTTCCAGCAATGGAAATGGTACAGAGAAGAGCGCATCACAAAAGCCCAGCTACGTTACGGGAGGTTTAAAAAAACATTTGACAAGATGGGAATCTCCGTCACAGATGATATTATAGATAAATTATCTGATGATTATATAGAATGCCTTCCAGAAAACAATCATCTTTTTGAAGGCACTATAGAACTGCTAGATTACTTATCGCCTAGATACAAGATGCATATCATTACAAACGGTTTTCACGAAGTGCAAACTACAAAAATGCATAAATCTGGACTTACACCATATTTTAAAACTATGACTTCTAGTGAGTCTGTGGGAGTAAAAAAGCCCAATGAAAAGATATTTTATTTTGCTATGGATAAAGCGGGTGTAAACCCTGCTCAAAGTATAATGATAGGCGATACTTACGAGGCAGATATTGTAGGGGCTTTAAGGGTAGGGATGGATGCCATATGCTTTAATTATCATAAACTTGAGCTCCCAGAAGAAATTAAGGTTGTAGATGATATTACGCATATCAAAAGCTTTTTATAATAACACATAAAGTAAAAGCGTTTGTAAACCATAAAGAACCCCAATTATGAAGTCGCTACCCATAAAACGCTATCTAAGTTGTCTGTCACTAGCGGCGTTTCTTTTTCTTTCTTGTGTAGATGATGTAGATTTTGATCGCCTAGATGAAGTGGTTCTTACACCACGTTTTGACATAGACCTGCTATTTTTTTCTATTAATTATACAAGTCTTAGCAACGAGGAGATTGTAAATAGTCAGATAATTTTAAGAGATACCACAGAGCTCAATTTTTTAGATGATGAGGTTACACAAGAAAATCTTGTTGAGATTGCAATTAGTTATAAAGCTACAAATACATTTAACCATTCCATTACAAACAGAGCTGCATTTTTAAATCAAAATGGAGATGTAGAGTATGAGATTACCTTTCCAGTATCTGGTTCTAGTGATGGAACACCTGTTGTTACAGAGTTTACTGAAGTTATTGAAGCACAAAATTTAGAAAACATCCGTAATTCCATACAACTAGCAAATGAGGTTATTATTTCTGCCGGGACTTTACCGCAATCTGGTGAATTGAATTTACAAAGTAAAGCGATTTATTCTCTAGAATTTTCAGATCTGTAAGATGAAAAATAGATTAGTACTCTTCTTCCTATTTTGTATGTCTTATGTTTTTTCTCAGAACAGGCCTCAGCTCTATAATGTTTATGCATTACCGCAAAGCCTGTTAAGCAATCCAGGGACGGCAGTAAGTTTTGATAAACACATAGGGATTCCATTGCTCTCTGGTCTGTCTTTTGAGGCAGGTTCATCTGGAGTAAGTGCTTATGATATTTTTAGGGATGATATTTCTATTAATGAAGCGATTAGTAATGCTCTTTTTGATTTGAGTAGTACAGACTATTTTAATACAAATGTGCAATTAGAGCTCCTCGCATTTGGGTGGCGTTCTTCAAAATCAGACATATATTATTCTGGTGGAATATATCACGAGATAGATGTATTCTCGTATTTTCCTAAAGATCTAGCAACACTTGCATATAACGGTAATGCAGATTATATAGATGTGCCTTTTGAGTTTTCTGAGTTGGCTTTTACAGCAGAGGCGCTTTCGGTATACCATTTTGGAATAAATAAAAAAATAAACGATTCCTGGCAACTAGGCGTGAGAGCAAAAATGTATATGAGCGTCGCAAATGTAAGTAGTATAAATAATAGAGGAGATTTTACCACAAGAACAACACCTAATGGACCTAATTTTTATACTCACACACTGCGCAATGTTAGTCTCGTGGCAAATACCTCTGGTGTTGCGTCTTTTTATGATGACGAGATAGATACAGACGTTACAGAGCTTGTAAGCAATGCCTTTTTAAGTAAAAACTATGGATTTGGATTAGATATAGGTTTCACTCATTTTATTAATGAGCAATGGTCTATTACAGGAAGTGTCATAGATTTAGGTCTTATAAGTCATAAGGATGATGTGCGCAATTTTACAGCGAGTGGTAACTATGAGACCAGTGGTATAGAGCTTATATTTCCTGCGCTTATTGAGGGTGATGAGTTTACAGACTATTGGCAAGATATAGAAGATGAGTTTAAAGACTCGATAAACTCAAATGATAGCTTGTCAAATAATTACACATCTTGGAGGCCAGTAAAGTTTAACACATCTGTACAATATGCTTTTGGTGAAGATCGCAGTGGTACTTGTAATTGCCGGACTTCTAGTTCAAGAAAATATGTAAATAAGCTAGGACTTCATTTAAATACTATTAGGAGACCTAGAGGATTACAAACAGCGATTACTGCTTATTATGATAAAGATTGGACTAGTGGCCTACTTACGAGACTTACCTATACGTACGATAAGCGTTCTGCCACTAATCTAGGGTTCTTAGTAAGTACTAAAATTAATAAATTTAATCTTTATCTTGCCACAGACAATTTAATGCAATATACAAATGTTGCAAAAGCCAGAGGAGCAAGTCTACAGCTGGGTATGCAGCTAGTTTTTGATAATAAATTATAATCTAATGAAATACTTTTTTACTTTACTTATTATAGCATTAATGAGTATTAACTTAAACGCACAATCTGTAAATGATTATAAGTATGTTATTGTACCAGAGGAGTTTGATTTTTTAAAGTCACCAGACCAATATCAGGTAAATAGTCTCACAAAATTCTTATTTAACAAGTATGGTTTTGAGGCATATCTTAAAAGAGATGAAAAGCCTTTTGATAATCTCACAGACCCTTGTAAAATATTATATGCAGATGTAAAAGGGCGTGCAACTTTTATTAAAACTACCCTCGAAGTAGTTTTAAAAGACTGCAATGATCAAGTGATTTTTAAAACATCAGAAGGGACAAGTAAGGATAAAGAATATAAGAGAGCATATCACAATGCATTAAGAGAAGCATTTTATGATATAGAAGCACTTCAGTATAGCTACAATCCAGCGGGAGAGGTTCAAGACTCTCAAAACCCCCAAAACTCGACCGCGGTAAGTCCAGATGCTATAGAGGTAAATAAAAAACCAACCCAGCAACCACCTGTGATTAAAGAAGAGGTAGTAGACACTGCAGATTCTCAAAATGAAACCTCTCAACCTAGTGCTACAACAATTACCTACACGAGCGAAGACGGCTTTTACAAAGTAATGCAATCTGGAACTACTATTACATTTTATGATGACACAAAAAAGATAGGTGTGGCAACGATAGGTAATCCAGAAACATTTGATATAACCACTACAGACTTTAGTGGCAAAGCATTCTTTTTAGAAGGTAGACTTGTAATACAACGCAAAATTAAAGGTATTGCAGGTGTAGTAGAAATGATTTTTACAAAACAATAATGAAACAATTTTACATACTACTCATAAGTATACTCCTATTGTCTTGTGGTGATAAGGCAGACCAACCTATAGTTTCAAAAACATTTGGTGCAAAAACGGTAAAAGCTAAGGATGTCAAGATTTTTGAGCAAATACCTAGCGATTCAAGCGGAATTACATTTTCAAATACACTTAAAGAAGATGTAGGCTCACTAGCAAATCTATTTGATTTTGATTATTTCTATAATGGCGCTGGCGTGGGTGTGGCAGATATCAATAATGACGGCCTTCAAGATCTCTTTTTTACAGGTAACCAGGTGGCTAATAAATTGTATCTCAACAAGGGTGATTTACAGTTTGAAGATATTTCAGATACTGCAGGTATTAATGCAGGTAAACAATGGGCAAACGGTGTCACATTTGCAGATGTAAATAATGACGGCCTCATAGATATTTATGTGTCACAAGGAG harbors:
- a CDS encoding polysaccharide deacetylase family protein, which translates into the protein MSVKFTTKLEEFIAYEGAKLSYTSKKLGNELHIRSVDLLFEQGILAIDIAVQDWEGVPCFFQIKDASAQIPYDIFAASFYLLSRYEEYLPHVKDSLGRFPASESLAGMHNFLEQPVIDIWIQRFARVLTTQFPDLITKKTDYKVHMLVTVPQSFKYKKLGVLRAVGGYFRDFGKLRFREILKRSQVLLGTRKDPYDSFGWLANVQKQSAIPFQIFFQIGDYGQTAKNIKHSKRSFQSTIKMIGDYCSVGLLLSPQAATDRQVLAVERKRLQEIIHRPMRSMHVSDFKLNLPYVYRDALDQEIQSDYTMGYANTTGFRAGTSLSFLFYDLDYEIQTPLLIHPVCMQSDNVINYKNHTIDFVNLKALSDRIKKVNGVFRISFSNHSFDDIYSKKLFRHLLADE
- a CDS encoding RNA polymerase sigma factor, translated to MELEKLLKKCKKGDRKAQQSLYNIYKDRLFALSMKYCKNRDEAQDNLQDSFVTIFTKINTYKNAGSFEGWMKRIVINKAIDRYKRKPYLESIDDHQVKEEDTTIDQDDTAIPLQTLLTLVQELPDRYRLVFNLYQLDNYTHKEIAIALNISQGTSKSNLHRAKLILKERIIALTAAQKNSIVNGN
- the radC gene encoding RadC family protein; amino-acid sequence: MQEKSTTDVSSYISIKNWSEDDRPREKLMIKGRSVLSDAELIAILIGSGSRDESAVSLSKRILSQAENNLSELGKLSVKDLMKFKGIGEAKAVTIAAALELGRRRSSGETLSRKRITSSKDAYTILQPIIGELPHEEFWVLFLNNSNKVLRKEQVSKGGLTGTLVDVRMVMKMAIELSAVGMILGHNHPSGTLKPSQADKMLTTKLKTAAQSLDIQVLDHIIVTEKQYFSFADDGIL
- a CDS encoding M1 family metallopeptidase, translated to MIRYSYMLLAAFLLLGTSAFAQEEQTEERAMGHENTNRFRQLYNEMSTPNQYRTASGAPGHAYYQNNADYKMQIELNDDTHIINGFETITYTNNSPDDLEYLWVQLDQNVREKDSPAKEKNGGGVGAVSQPGSFVGSYMKSEPFDGGFKIEEVKSNGRNLNHTINWTMMRIDMPQPLKAGESYTFSIKWNYLIPEHTVDRARSGYETYKDGNKGYIIAQFFPRMAVYNDVEGWQNYQFWGNGEFALPFGDYEVDITVPKDHLLDGTGEIVNLKDVYSKEEMKRWEQAKKSYDKPVIIRTQAEAEKMAAGKMKATQTWKLRAKNVRDFAFTSSRRYIMDAQAVKFPERDVMAISIYPPEGNPLWEEYSTKAIVQTLDTYSKYTFNYPYPKAISVHAKGQGMEYPMICWNYGRPNEDGTYSDRTKFGMISVIIHEVGHNYFPMIVNSDERQWGWMDEGLDTFMQYLTEQEFGQNYPEAIKGNDAYPSRRGAPSKIVGYMKGNQEYIAPIMSNPENAFNLGANAYGKPATALNILRETVMGHDLFDHAFKTYAQRWMFKHPTPEDFFRTMEDASAVDLDWFWRGWFYSTEAVDIGLKDVKQYYVTDKVTEAGKALLARYGITDPSQIQAIYVVDEDSPEFTEDMRGKDMLEASPTLKEYLMDNFTPEERAKIRTPKFLYKVVFEKPGGIPMPIIVEYEYADGSKKKVTYPAQVWRKNDAEVSKAIASDKEIVKITVDPDLETADIDTDNNSWPKAKKLGKFDKFKNNAKGN
- a CDS encoding alpha/beta hydrolase, whose product is MKAHFLYFLLIINAITLAAQDSKLTHQTEPLSIGEKVTLRSNILKENRVLNIYLPHGYDATGNTSYPVIYLLDGSIDEDFIHISGLVQFGSFSWINILPQSIVVGISNIDRKKDFTWPSKSKLDQDEFPTSGHSTPFINFIDKEVQPYIDNNYNTSKTKTLIGQSLGGLLASEILFKNPDMFDNYVIISPSLWWDDQSLYNDTPKSYTGQKSIYIAVGNEGARAKEAMQRFYDKLVALNTGNTKLYFKFFEKQDHGDVLHLAVYDAFEKIFKKEDQKK
- a CDS encoding MarC family protein, whose amino-acid sequence is MTEILTSIFFIFAVIDPIGTIPVYLEATKEFDLRYKKKIAIRASVMAFMILLFFIVIGQLILEGMSVSLDAFQISGGVILFLFALTMIFGDGKPDQEKNGITDYKHVTIFPIAIPSIASPGAIMAVVLLTDNHLYSIQEQLITTVLVLVVIGLTCLILLGANNLQKRIGNYGITVISKIMGLILAAYAVQSILSGISHYFSKI
- a CDS encoding DUF1569 domain-containing protein translates to MKSLFDPTTYQETKNRIQALQPDSAARWGKMNVGQMVTHCQFPFKVALSDKPRKAKWNPIMRLFKKSLYNDKPWRKNLPTAPEAKITDTRDLDLEREKLLSMVDAFYNKREQQEWQPHPMFGHFTHEQWGQLEYKHLDHHLSQFGV